Genomic DNA from Vibrio tubiashii ATCC 19109:
GTGACACTGTGGTGGCGATGAAAGTCGATGTGGCTGAGTTCAATCGTACTTCGACGCTAGAGTCTGCGGGGCAAAAGGTCGTACTAGAAGAAATCACCGGCCCGAATGGTGAGTTCACCGGTCAGTACGCCGGTTACATCACGCAGAATGGAGTTAAGGTTGAGGTACTGAAAGTGACCCTCGACCAGAGCAACTTAGGCAAGTACACAGTAACCTTGTCGCAAGAAGTCGACCATGGTGCGCAGGGCATGGATTCACTGGCGGTGAATGTGCCAGTGTATGCGGTAGACAAAGACAACGACAATTCAGCGAGTGTAAATCTGAAGGTCAATATTGGTGATGATATCCAAGTTGTCACCGATGGTAGCCTGAGTGTTACTGAGCCAACGGTCGGTCAATCGGCGCAAAGCAATGAGATTGATGTCATTACCGAAGCGGGTGCTGACCAAGGTAAAGTGTCAACGGTGACGTTTGATGGTCAAAGTATCAACTTCAACGAAAATCAAAGCGAATACCTAGTTACCGACGGTAAGTTGGTGGTGTCTGCGGACGGTAAGATTTCCTTTATTCCTAACAGCAATGTTGACCATTCAGGCAGTGATGAGATTAAACACACCATTGTTGTCACGGTGACAGACAAAGACGGCGATACGCTCACAAGCAACGTCGAGTTAACGATTAAAGATGGTGCTGACCCAGTCATTACCGACATCACTCAAGCCAATGTGTATGAAGCGGGCTTAACGGATGGCTCCAAAGTCGGCGATACGGTGACGACAGCGACTGGAGACATTAGCTTTACCACTGGCAGTGACACTGTGGTGGCGATGAAAGTCGATGTGGCTGAGTTCAATCGTACTTCGACGCTAGAGTCTGCGGGGCAAAAGGTCGTACTAGAAGAAATCACCGGCCCGAATGGTGAGTTCACCGGTCAGTACGCCGGTTACATCACGCAGAATGGAGTTAAGGTTGAGGTGATGAAAGTGACCCTCGACCAGAGCAACTTAGGCAAGTACACAGTAACCTTGTCGCAAGAAGTCGACCATGGTGCGCAGGGCATGGATTCACTGGCGGTGAATGTGCCAGTGTATGCGGTAGACAAAGACAACGACAATTCAGCGAGTGTAAATCTGAAGGTCAATATTGGTGATGATATCCAAGTTGTCACCGATGGTAGCCTGAGTGTTACTGAGCCAACGGTCGGTCAATCGGCGCAAAGCAATGAGATTGATGTCATTACCGAAGCGGGTGCTGACCAAGGTAAAGTGTCAACGGTGACGTTTGATGGTCAAAGTATCAACTTCAACGAAAATCAAAGCGAATACCTAGTTACCGACGGTAAGTTGGTGGTGTCTGCGGACGGTAAGATTTCCTTTATTCCTAACAGCAATGTTGACCATTCAGGCAGTGATGAGATTAAACACACCATTGTTGTAACCGTGAAGGACAGTGATGGTGACGAGCTAACCAGTACCGTCGACCTGACGATTAAAGATGGTGCTGATCCAGTCATTACCAACATCACTCAAGCTAATGTGTATGAAGCGGGCTTAACGGATGGCTCCAAAGTTGGCGATACGGTGACGACAGCGACTGGAGACATTAGCTTTACCACTGGTAGTGACACTGTAGTGGCGATGAAAGTCGATGTGGCTGAGTTCAATCGCACTTCTACGCTAGAGTCAGCAGGACAAAAGGTAGTACTAGAAGAAATCACCGGTCCGAATGGTGAGTTCACCGGTCAGTATGCTGGTTACATTACGCAGAATGGGGTTAAGGTTGAGGTGATGAAAGTGACCCTCGACCAGAGCAACTTAGGCAAGTACACAGTGACCTTGTCGCAAGAAGTCGACCATGGTGCACAAGGCATGGATTCACTGGCGGTAAATGTGCCTGTCTACGCGGTGGACAAAGACAATGACAATTCAGCGAATGTGAATTTGAAGGTCAATATTGGTGATGACATCCAAGTTGTCACCGATGGTAGCCTGAGTGTTACGGAGCCAACGATTGGTCAATCGGCGCAAAGCAACGAGATTGATGTCATTACCGAAGCCGGTGCAGACCAAGGTAAAGTGTCGACGGTGACGTTTGACGGTCAGAGCATCAATTTCAACGAAAATCAGACCGAATACACAGTTACCGACGGTAAGTTAGTGGTGTCTGCAGACGGTAAGATTTCCTTTATCCCTAACAGCAATGTTGACCATTCAGGCAGTGATGAGGTTAAACACACCATTGTTGTAACCGTGAAGGACAGTGATGGTGACGAGCTAACCAGTACCGTTGACCTGACGATTAAAGACGGTGCTGATCCAGTCATTAATACCATTGATCAAGCTAATGTGTATGAAGCGGGCTTAACGGATGGCTCCAAAGTCGGTGATACGGTGACGACAGCGACCGGAGACATTAGCTTTACCACTGGTAGTGACACCGTGGTGGCGATGAAGGTCGATGTGGCTGAATTCAATCGCACTTCGACGCTAGAGTCTGGCGGTCAAAAGGTCGTACTAGAAGAAATCACTGGTCCGAATGGCGAGTTCACCGGTCAGTACGCCGGTTACATCACGCAGAATGGGGTTAAGGTTGAGGTGCTGAAAGTGACCCTCGATCAGAGCAACTTAGGCAAGTACACCGTGACCTTGTCGCAAGAAGTCGACCATGGTGCACAAGGCATGGATTCACTGGCGGTGAATGTGCCAGTGTATGCGGTGGACCAAGATAACGACAATTCAGCGAATGTGAATCTGAAGGTCAATATTGGTGATGACATCCAAGTCGTCACTGATGGCTCAATCAGCGTGGTTGAGCCAACGATTGGCCAATCGGCGCAAAGCAACGAGATTGATGTGATTACCGAAGCGGGTGCCGACCAAGGTAAAGTGTCGACGGTGACGTTTGACGGTCAGAGCATCAACTTCAACGAGAATCAAAGCGAATACCCTGTTACCGACGGTAAGTTAGTGGTGTCTGCAGACGGCAAGATTTCCTTTATTCCTAACAGCAATGTTGACCATTCAGGCAGTGATGAGGTTAAACACACCATTGTTGTAACCGTGAAGGACAGTGATGGTGACGAGCTAACCAGTACCGTTGACCTGACGATTAAAGACGGTGCTGATCCAGTCATTAATACCATTGATCAAGCTAATGTGTATGAAGCGGGCTTAACGGATGGCTCCAAAGTCGGTGATACGGTGACGACAGCGACCGGAGACATTAGCTTTACCACTGGTAGTGACACCGTGGTGGCGATGAAGGTCGATGTGGCTGAATTCAATCGCACTTCGACGCTAGAGTCTGGCGGTCAAAAGGTCGTACTAGAAGAAATCACTGGTCCGAATGGCGAGTTCACCGGTCAGTACGCCGGTTACATCACGCAGAATGGGGTTAAGGTTGAGGTGCTGAAAGTGACCCTCGATCAGAGCAACTTAGGCAAGTACACCGTGACCTTGTCGCAAGAAGTCGACCATGGTGCACAAGGCATGGATTCACTGGCGGTGAATGTGCCAGTGTATGCGGTGGACCAAGATAACGACAATTCAGCGAATGTGAATCTGAAGGTCAATATTGGTGATGACATCCAAGTCGTCACTGATGGCTCAATCAGCGTGGTTGAGCCAACGATTGGCCAATCGGCGCAAAGCAACGAGATTGATGTGATTACCGAAGCGGGTGCCGACCAAGGTAAAGTGTCGACGGTGACGTTTGACGGTCAGAGTATCAACTTCAACGAAAATCAAAATGAATACCCGGTTACCGATGGTAAGTTGGTGGTGTCTTCGGACGGTAAGATTTCCTTTATTCCTAACAGCAACGTTGACCACTCCGCGAGTGAAGAGATTAAACATACCATTGTTGTGACCGTGAAGGACAACGACGGTGATGAGCTAACCAGTACCGTCGACCTGACGATTAAAGATGGTGCTGACCCAGTCATTAACACCATTGACCAAGCCAATGTGTATGAAGCGGGCTTAACCGATGGCTCCAAAGTCGGTGATACGGTGACGACGGCGACTGGAGACATTAGCTTTACCACTGGCAGTGACACTGTGGTGGCAATGAAAGTCGATGTGGCTGAGTTCAACCGTACTTCGACGCTAGAGTCAGCAGGTCAAAAGGTCGTGCTAGAAGAAGTCACCGGCCCGAATGGTGAGTTCACTGGTCAGTACGCTGGTTACATTACGCAGAATGGGGTTAAGGTTGAGGTGCTCAACGTGACCCTCGACCAGAGCAACTTAGGCAAGTACACCGTGACCTTGTCGCAAGAAGTCGACCATGGTGCACAAGGCATGGATTCACTGGCGGTGAATGTGCCAGTGTATGCGGTGGACCAAGATAACGACAATTCAGCGAATGTGAATCTGAAGGTCAATATTGGTGATGACATCCAAGTCGTCACTGATGGCTCAATCAGCGTGGTTGAGCCAACGGTAGGTCAATCGGCGCAGAGCAACGAAATTGATGTGATTACTGAAGCGGGTGCCGATCAAGGTAAAGTGTCGACGGTGACGTTTGACGGTCAGAGTATCAACTTCAACGAGAATCAAAGCGAGTACCCGGTTACCGACGGTAAGTTGGTGGTGTCTGCGGACGGTAAGATTTCCTTTATTCCTAACAGCAATGTCGACCACTCCGCGAGTGAAGAGGTTAAACACACCATTGTTGTCACAGTGAAGGACAACGACGGTGATGAGCTAACCAGTACCGTCGAACTGACGATTACAGATGGTGCTGACCCAGTGATTACCAATATCATTCAAGCCAATGTGTATGAAGCGGGCTTAACCGATGGCTCCAAAGTTGGCGATACGGTGACGACGGCGACTGGAGACATTAGCTTTACCACTGGCAGTGACACTGTGGTGGCAATGAAAGTCGATGTAGCTGAGTTCAACCGTACTTCGACGCTGGAGTCTGCGGGTCAAAAGGTCGTGCTGGAAGAGATTACTGGCCCGAATGGTGAGTTCACTGGTCAGTACGCTGGTTACATTACGCAGAATGGGGTTAAGGTTGAGGTGCTCAACGTGACCCTTGACCAGAGCAACTTAGGCAAGTACACCGTGACCTTGTCGCAAGAAGTCGACCATGGTGTGCAGGGCATGGATTCACTGGCGGTAAATGTACCTGTGTATGCGGTGGACCAAGACAACGACAATTCAGCGAATGTAAATCTGAAGGTCAATATTGGCGACGATACCGCGACTATTGATGGCTTCAAGATCGGCAGTACCTTCTCGGTTAATGAAGATGATACTAGCTCTGGGTCTTCGCCGGGCAGTGCAACTGCAACGGGTAGCTTTATCACTACTGAAGGTGCAGACACCGTTGTTAAGTATGAACTCGTTAATATCAATACGACGGAGAATGGCCTTAAGTCAGGTGGTTTTGACGTTGATATTACTAAACAGACAGGGACTTCTGACCCCGCGATATATCAAGGTAAGGCGAATGGTGAGCTGGTCTTCACCTTAGAGCTGAACAGCGATGGTAGCTACACCTACACCCAAATTAAGGCCCTAGATCATGCACCGGGCTCTGATTCACTAATGGTTCCGTTTGATGTTGTGGCGATTGACCGAGACGGAGACGTTTCTCCATCGGTTCCTCTTGCTATTGAAGTGAAAGATGACAAGCCAATATTAACAGGCACAACGGGAGAGAAAGTTGTCGACGAAGACGATCTGACTGGAATTGGTTCGGATCAATCTCAGGATACTCAAATCTCTGGCAACTTCGTTGTAAACGAAGGGGCTGATGGTGTCGTTGAGTATGAGCTTGTGGATGCAGATAATACGCTAAATGGGCTTGAATCTGGTGGTGAAAGTTTAGAGTGGGCGGCCGTTACAAATAGCGGAACTGTGTTTACCTACACGGCACAAACCACCTCAGGTGTGCCTGTGTTCACGATCAAGTTTGATACCGCAGATAACAGCTATACCTTTAATCTTCTTAAGCCTTTGGATCATCCAGATGGTGATGGTCAGAATAGCCTCGACATCAATTTCAAAGTCAAAGCAACAGACTTTGATGGCGATGAAAGTGGCGTCATTACGCTGCCGATACAAGTGACCGATGACATTCCGCAGCTAACGGGGCAGTCAATCACACGTATCGAAGGCCAAAACTTTGGTGGCTCCAAAGTGGATATGTTCGCTGATGAAACAGATAAGGGTGCGGACAATGCTGCGCTTACCAAGATTGAAGGTACAACTGATGCGAATGGCGCAGAGATTGTATTTGGTGGTCCAAGAGGCACTTACTTAGATTCAGTCGATCTGCGCGATGGCCGCCAAAATGTGCGTGTTTACGAACAAACAGATGATGGCAATGGCGGTACTGATACTCGTCAGTTAGGTATTTTGCGAATTAACTCAAACGGTGAGATTGAATTCCGAGCAACTAACTATCTTGAGCACAATGGTGACGAGATTAACTTCAAGGTCAATGTAACCGCGACAGATGGGGACAATGATACCTCTATTGCCCCTCTAGATATCACGATTACTGACCGTGAAGCTCGCCCTATCGCACTTAAAGTGACGACTTTCGAAGATGCAGGTCGCGACAGCAGTATCAATTATGCATCCGGTGATGAACCGGCTTGGGAAAACGCTCAAGACAACCAAGCAGGTCTACCAAATGAGCCTGCTAAGGTCTCTTTGTCTGTTAATCTCTTCGATAGAGATAACGCCGAAGACATTGGTCAATTGACGATTAAAGCGGGTAATCATCGTGGCACTTTCTACTATGAAGAAAATGGTGTGCTCCACGAGCTTAAGGCAGACGCTAATGGCGACATTATTTTTGATGGCACCGTGCTACAGCAAAGCTTTACGCAAAGTGGTAACAACACGATAGCGACAATCGATAACCTCTATTTTGTTCCTGATCGTAACTATTCAACCGGTAACGGCGGCGTTCGCATTAACTATCAATTGCAAATCGACAATAACGGCACGGCTGATCATACCGTCGATTCAAACTTTAGGATTGAAGTAGAAAGTGTGGCAGATATTGCTACATGGAACGATAGTCGTAGCACTTACCAATACCAAGTGGAAGAAGATGGAGACAATGTACGCATACAACTTCGCGCGGAAACTCAAGATACGAGTAGACCAGAGACGATCACATACGAGCTGAAAGTCACGGACGGCGAAGGACACTTTGAGTTGCTTGATCGTAATGGTGACCCGATCACGCCTGTTAACGGTGTCTATACCATTTCGGCCCAAGACATAAACCGTATTCAGGTTAATCCAGCAGATAACTACTCGGGTCAAATTCGATTTGAAGCAACTGCGGTTACGACTGAGCGATCTAACCCGTATAACGATGGCACCCTTGATAAGGAAAGTGCACGCTCAGAGCCTAAAGAAATCATTATAGATGTCACTCCAGACGCCGATATGGGTAGCTTTAGCGTCAACCGTATCCAAATTAACGAAGATAATATCGCTGATCCTGATTACACAGGAACTGGACCAAACCATGAACCTTTCACGCTCAACGAAGTTATCACAATGAACCCTTCGGTTGATACTGATGGTTCTGAGACTCTGCATGTTCGTATCTCAGATATTACGGAAGGTGCAAGTTTGGTTTGGGTTGGCTCAGGCTCAAGTCAAATCACTACCGTTACGGTCAATGGCGAAACATATCAAGAAATTCCTTATGACCAGCTTGGCAATGTGGAAGTGGTTCCTGATCTGCACAGTAATATAGATTTCAAGTTTGATGTAACGGGGGTGGTTAAGGATACTGCCAACCTATCGGGTAATGTTGTTCATGTTGATGAAGCGATTATGGGCACCAAAACCGTTAACGTTGCGGTTAAAGGTGTCGCAGATACGCCTGAGAACAACACGGGCAACTCAGCTGACTGGAAAGAGTTTACTGATGGTAGCACCTCAGGTGTAGAAACAACGATTGATGAGAATGGCTCAGCAGAGATTAAGTTCTCGGTGGAATCTGGAGAGTTTGCCCAGCGTCCGGCGGATAATTCTGAGTCGATTACGGTTCTTTTGTCCAACATACCAGATGGTGTGGTGATAGAAGACGCCAGTGGCAATGCTGTGAACTTAAACTTCACGGGTTATGACTCAAATGGCCAGCCAATCTATGAAGCGAATATTACCAACCTAGGGGCAGGATCTAATTCAGGTATTGTGATTAGACCGGTTTCGTCTTCTACAGAAAATATCCATATCAAAGAGACCATAATCGTCACGGAAAATGATGGTCACTCTAAGAGCTTTGAGCGTGAGATTCGCGTTAAAGTTCAACCGGTTATCGATACATCAGATAACTACAAGAATACCTCTGTGGGTGATGAAGATAGCCCAATCGACATTAAGTGGCATCCTAAGGTAGGCCAAGACTATACCGATACTGATGAACATGTGACGTCGATTAAAATCAGCGGTATTCCTGATGGCTCAACGGTTTATGTTGATGGCCAAGTCGTAACGGTAACCAATGGTAGTATTGAGGTTGTTCCAAGTGCGGGTCAATCTCCAGAGGCATTTACTCAAGCAGCCCTGCAAAATGGCTTCATCCAGATAACTCCTCCGAAGGACTCAAGTACTAACTTTGATCTGCAAACGACGATTGAGATAGAAGAGGTTAATCACGAGCATGCGATTGGTCAACCTACCGATGAAGTCGGTCGTGCACAAGCAACACTCAATGGCACCATCACCGTTAAGGTGAATCCAGTCGTTGAGCCTGAAGATGCCAATAATAGGCTGATTGTAGAAAATGAAGGTGGTAGCGAAGTTGGCTCGGCTACGAACCAAGTAGTTGCAAACAGTGACGGTTCGATTCTGTTTACAACTAATACTGCCAAAGACGCTCAGTCTGGCGAGTTTGTTATTCGCTACCTTGAAACTGATGCCTCAGGACCAGTAGGACAGCCGAATGAAGTGGTGACTCAGCTCGTCGTACAATTTGACGATACTCGTCAGGAGATCATGGATCAGCTCTTTATTGAAGGCGCCGTTTATGAAGGTAATGGCCGTTGGGTGATTACTGATGAAGATGCATTCAGTATCAAGGCTCCAAACGGTTTAGATTACACACCAGCGACTACAGGTGACCCAAATGTATTTAACGATATTGGTCTGACTATCTATGCTCAAGTCGTAGACAAGGGTGATGATGACACAAAGCAGAGCGTCGCAGAGCAGCGCGAGACAAAAGTCACTCTATCATTCCCAGAACATGTTGATGGTACTGATTACAAAGCTGGTGTGATTGATATTGTTGATAACAGTGTAGTCACGGGAACAGAAGACACCAGCATTGACCTTGGTACACAGTTAAAACCTGTCATGTCGGTTATTTCTCATGACAATGTCGTTGGTCATGAAGACACCGTCACTATCGTTATAGATAACTCAGTTACTGTTGACGGTAAGACCTTCTCAATTGGTATTGGTGGTTCGAATGTAGACTTTACCAATGGTCAATATGTGTTTAAGGCAACCTTAACCAAAGATGGCGTGATAGAAGGATTGGACGGGCTAACCCTTATTCCACCGAAAGATTATTCCGGTGATTTCAGGCTGCCTCTGACGGTGATTACAACCGACAATACGACGGGTGATGAGATTTCGAAATCAGAGTCAGTCATCATTAAGGTAGATCCTATCGCGGATGTCAAAGATGGGGCAAATCCAGAACCAGAGATCACGTTAGAGGTGAAAGGCTCACTGGATGACTCAATGGACCCGATTGATCAAGATGGTCAAGGTGGGCCGGATAAAGTTGGCTACGAAGATAGTTACATTCAACTCGATCTTGGTTATGACATCGCTGATAAAGTGACGGGCGTTGAAGGTGGTAAAGAAGTGCTCTCTTCTGTGACGCTAACTTTAGCGGACACAACGATTGGTGAGTTTTATGACCAAGCCGGGAAAAGTTTAGGGCCATCGGTAACCTTTACTCAGGCTCAGATCGACGCAGGCGCGCTAGACAATATCTTGTTTAGGCCGAAAGCGAACTACCCAACGGGTAACGATGACAATAAAGTCACGATCAATGTAACCGGTACAGTTACGGATACTGCGACATTTAACGAGCTGGGTACCACTACATCCTCTAGCCATTCAGATAGTTTCACTACTAGTGTTAGCTTTGAAGTGGCGCCAGTTGTGGATGATGTGAAGGTGACAGGACCAGGTTCTGATCCTAGCCAAACCATCGAGGTAACGGGCAATGAAGACGAAGCCATTTCACTTGGCAACTCCGGTGCAGTCTCCATAGAGCTGACTGATACTGATGGCTCAGAATCCTTTGTGTCGATTAAGTTCACTGATGTGCCAGATGGTTTCTTGCTTATCGCTGATCCATCTAGCGGCTATACCGTGAAAAATAACGGCAATGGTGAGTGGAGCGTTAAAGTGCCTGCAGGTTCAACAGACT
This window encodes:
- a CDS encoding retention module-containing protein; translated protein: MDVEVLRQAAIVKEVSGDVVAVKPDGSAKKVVVGDTIPSGEIVITANHSTILMESSEAAINLDANTLATEDDLGGWGVAPVAGEVNFDLAQLGEGAISEDELAAIQDAILAGADPTELLEATAAGAGAAGSANGGFVTIEYNGTEVLASTFFETSGFSTDSTEQVDDEIRPIIFADGGQSISEALTEGSLSGGTYPQSVTSSVTIFAADLSLDPTSFVPEPLSLASLLSELNSDITSNGESVTFTYNATTNTITGVDGDGNPVLTIDIDATSVGRDVGLELTTTILQPIDHTPSVGGGQVAFTGDQITVSFEITGTDTGGNSIQAPIDAQVTIGDGTDPSVANITEANVYEAGLDDGSKVGDTSTTASGTITFAAGSDDVTQVQIDVDDFNSSQQTSPITSQGQTVVLEAVAGQPGVYVGFITLGGNRVDVLRVTLNDVVKAGTDTSPTFNAGYSIELLEEIDHPLQGQDSLSISLPVFATDADNDQSVRSNLVVNVGDDIQVVTDGSLSVTEPTIGQSAQSNEIDVITEAGADQGKVSTVTFDGQSINFNENQSEYPVTDGKLVVSADGKISFIPNSNVDHSGSDEVKHTIVVTVTDKDGDTLTSNVELTIKDGADPVITDITQANVYEAGLTDGSKVGDTVTTATGDISFTTGSDTVVAMKVDVAEFNRTSTLESAGQKVVLEEITGPNGEFTGQYAGYITQNGVKVEVLKVTLDQSNLGKYTVTLSQEVDHGAQGMDSLAVNVPVYAVDKDNDNSASVNLKVNIGDDIQVVTDGSLSVTEPTVGQSAQSNEIDVITEAGADQGKVSTVTFDGQSINFNENQSEYLVTDGKLVVSADGKISFIPNSNVDHSGSDEIKHTIVVTVTDKDGDTLTSNVELTIKDGADPVITDITQANVYEAGLTDGSKVGDTVTTATGDISFTTGSDTVVAMKVDVAEFNRTSTLESAGQKVVLEEITGPNGEFTGQYAGYITQNGVKVEVMKVTLDQSNLGKYTVTLSQEVDHGAQGMDSLAVNVPVYAVDKDNDNSASVNLKVNIGDDIQVVTDGSLSVTEPTVGQSAQSNEIDVITEAGADQGKVSTVTFDGQSINFNENQSEYLVTDGKLVVSADGKISFIPNSNVDHSGSDEIKHTIVVTVKDSDGDELTSTVDLTIKDGADPVITNITQANVYEAGLTDGSKVGDTVTTATGDISFTTGSDTVVAMKVDVAEFNRTSTLESAGQKVVLEEITGPNGEFTGQYAGYITQNGVKVEVMKVTLDQSNLGKYTVTLSQEVDHGAQGMDSLAVNVPVYAVDKDNDNSANVNLKVNIGDDIQVVTDGSLSVTEPTIGQSAQSNEIDVITEAGADQGKVSTVTFDGQSINFNENQTEYTVTDGKLVVSADGKISFIPNSNVDHSGSDEVKHTIVVTVKDSDGDELTSTVDLTIKDGADPVINTIDQANVYEAGLTDGSKVGDTVTTATGDISFTTGSDTVVAMKVDVAEFNRTSTLESGGQKVVLEEITGPNGEFTGQYAGYITQNGVKVEVLKVTLDQSNLGKYTVTLSQEVDHGAQGMDSLAVNVPVYAVDQDNDNSANVNLKVNIGDDIQVVTDGSISVVEPTIGQSAQSNEIDVITEAGADQGKVSTVTFDGQSINFNENQSEYPVTDGKLVVSADGKISFIPNSNVDHSGSDEVKHTIVVTVKDSDGDELTSTVDLTIKDGADPVINTIDQANVYEAGLTDGSKVGDTVTTATGDISFTTGSDTVVAMKVDVAEFNRTSTLESGGQKVVLEEITGPNGEFTGQYAGYITQNGVKVEVLKVTLDQSNLGKYTVTLSQEVDHGAQGMDSLAVNVPVYAVDQDNDNSANVNLKVNIGDDIQVVTDGSISVVEPTIGQSAQSNEIDVITEAGADQGKVSTVTFDGQSINFNENQNEYPVTDGKLVVSSDGKISFIPNSNVDHSASEEIKHTIVVTVKDNDGDELTSTVDLTIKDGADPVINTIDQANVYEAGLTDGSKVGDTVTTATGDISFTTGSDTVVAMKVDVAEFNRTSTLESAGQKVVLEEVTGPNGEFTGQYAGYITQNGVKVEVLNVTLDQSNLGKYTVTLSQEVDHGAQGMDSLAVNVPVYAVDQDNDNSANVNLKVNIGDDIQVVTDGSISVVEPTVGQSAQSNEIDVITEAGADQGKVSTVTFDGQSINFNENQSEYPVTDGKLVVSADGKISFIPNSNVDHSASEEVKHTIVVTVKDNDGDELTSTVELTITDGADPVITNIIQANVYEAGLTDGSKVGDTVTTATGDISFTTGSDTVVAMKVDVAEFNRTSTLESAGQKVVLEEITGPNGEFTGQYAGYITQNGVKVEVLNVTLDQSNLGKYTVTLSQEVDHGVQGMDSLAVNVPVYAVDQDNDNSANVNLKVNIGDDTATIDGFKIGSTFSVNEDDTSSGSSPGSATATGSFITTEGADTVVKYELVNINTTENGLKSGGFDVDITKQTGTSDPAIYQGKANGELVFTLELNSDGSYTYTQIKALDHAPGSDSLMVPFDVVAIDRDGDVSPSVPLAIEVKDDKPILTGTTGEKVVDEDDLTGIGSDQSQDTQISGNFVVNEGADGVVEYELVDADNTLNGLESGGESLEWAAVTNSGTVFTYTAQTTSGVPVFTIKFDTADNSYTFNLLKPLDHPDGDGQNSLDINFKVKATDFDGDESGVITLPIQVTDDIPQLTGQSITRIEGQNFGGSKVDMFADETDKGADNAALTKIEGTTDANGAEIVFGGPRGTYLDSVDLRDGRQNVRVYEQTDDGNGGTDTRQLGILRINSNGEIEFRATNYLEHNGDEINFKVNVTATDGDNDTSIAPLDITITDREARPIALKVTTFEDAGRDSSINYASGDEPAWENAQDNQAGLPNEPAKVSLSVNLFDRDNAEDIGQLTIKAGNHRGTFYYEENGVLHELKADANGDIIFDGTVLQQSFTQSGNNTIATIDNLYFVPDRNYSTGNGGVRINYQLQIDNNGTADHTVDSNFRIEVESVADIATWNDSRSTYQYQVEEDGDNVRIQLRAETQDTSRPETITYELKVTDGEGHFELLDRNGDPITPVNGVYTISAQDINRIQVNPADNYSGQIRFEATAVTTERSNPYNDGTLDKESARSEPKEIIIDVTPDADMGSFSVNRIQINEDNIADPDYTGTGPNHEPFTLNEVITMNPSVDTDGSETLHVRISDITEGASLVWVGSGSSQITTVTVNGETYQEIPYDQLGNVEVVPDLHSNIDFKFDVTGVVKDTANLSGNVVHVDEAIMGTKTVNVAVKGVADTPENNTGNSADWKEFTDGSTSGVETTIDENGSAEIKFSVESGEFAQRPADNSESITVLLSNIPDGVVIEDASGNAVNLNFTGYDSNGQPIYEANITNLGAGSNSGIVIRPVSSSTENIHIKETIIVTENDGHSKSFEREIRVKVQPVIDTSDNYKNTSVGDEDSPIDIKWHPKVGQDYTDTDEHVTSIKISGIPDGSTVYVDGQVVTVTNGSIEVVPSAGQSPEAFTQAALQNGFIQITPPKDSSTNFDLQTTIEIEEVNHEHAIGQPTDEVGRAQATLNGTITVKVNPVVEPEDANNRLIVENEGGSEVGSATNQVVANSDGSILFTTNTAKDAQSGEFVIRYLETDASGPVGQPNEVVTQLVVQFDDTRQEIMDQLFIEGAVYEGNGRWVITDEDAFSIKAPNGLDYTPATTGDPNVFNDIGLTIYAQVVDKGDDDTKQSVAEQRETKVTLSFPEHVDGTDYKAGVIDIVDNSVVTGTEDTSIDLGTQLKPVMSVISHDNVVGHEDTVTIVIDNSVTVDGKTFSIGIGGSNVDFTNGQYVFKATLTKDGVIEGLDGLTLIPPKDYSGDFRLPLTVITTDNTTGDEISKSESVIIKVDPIADVKDGANPEPEITLEVKGSLDDSMDPIDQDGQGGPDKVGYEDSYIQLDLGYDIADKVTGVEGGKEVLSSVTLTLADTTIGEFYDQAGKSLGPSVTFTQAQIDAGALDNILFRPKANYPTGNDDNKVTINVTGTVTDTATFNELGTTTSSSHSDSFTTSVSFEVAPVVDDVKVTGPGSDPSQTIEVTGNEDEAISLGNSGAVSIELTDTDGSESFVSIKFTDVPDGFLLIADPSSGYTVKNNGNGEWSVKVPAGSTDSLDLSAISVQPPKHFSGSAEFGVAVFTQESLLGVPTAAKNLPNFKLTVNPVGDIVDTDPTDSATGSEGQNIDIAINASVIDKAMSATGSGTYTENAPETIRVEVTNVPQDAKIFYPDGTTLASYDPATKVWTLDISAQQLDKIVFNSGEHNSDTGNALGIDAPIHIAVQSNDNGALGPKSEFDVDLVVDPINDQPTFVNVVNLDTSEDVAGGLAINQLSIADVDATYDDPDATYTLTLQVDKGTLEFVNDANVNFTLAADGSLIATGKLADINAAIAAGKVIFKPDADSNDINSGGPVTVTAIVDDGGNNGAIDPGDSSTSSTNQTTFLINVTEVNDAPEPKDFNLADLPEEGSITINVQDLIDGTFDKEGDTITVESLTLVEGQGTLTQQGGNWVFEAAKDYNGPVKISYVVKDDGTTNGQPDHLTGSAEINFDVTPVNDKPVLDIDDITSSIDEASSQQLSGINVSDIDYVGASANDLMTVTLNVDYGKLSIVLPAGSGVTATGEGSSTLTLSGTLADLNALLDTPTSTTGVFIDASLAPSNTIALDVTAKDSWNPSGLRLEAEPKHYDITVNPVANAPTLAFDSKYAFNKNITATQSASTSGIAVLGIMAALTDTTEALTLEVKDVPPGATLESTNGTVSFENGVWHVSQDAIDTLTVKGATVGDHTLHITAVSEELDGNGQPLDRAESVNHIAIDLNVVDNVTALEINKSSQTEAVHLDGSGSNSTLTGGSGDDLLVGGAGNDTLIGGAGDDTLMGGEGNDTLEGGLGSDILVGGTGMDVFVWREIDDGSLDTIKDFSVSEGDKIDLREVLPELKSGSLDMDTLLEHLNVKVDGNNVELHVHPGGDGTQDQGILVENLVPQLDSGFSGMSHEDMVSSLLQHVMVHDNN